A part of Streptomyces sp. NBC_01497 genomic DNA contains:
- a CDS encoding CGNR zinc finger domain-containing protein, whose translation MSWMATGRYRLRQAPGGLALVQDLVNTKGIQAYRPDLLATPESASAWLADAVQAWAGERDTNAPEDVSHITADDLPRLRELRAAVDALLPAGTGARQPVEDIPSTRIRLTPGPEGRVAVVPVGSGAAWAASAVWSEILLAQLDGAWSRLKLCRNEDCASAFYDTSRNNSGVWHDVRTCGNAANLRASRARRRRREASATGDI comes from the coding sequence ATGTCATGGATGGCGACGGGGCGCTACAGGCTCCGACAGGCACCAGGTGGCCTCGCGCTCGTACAGGACCTGGTCAACACCAAGGGGATCCAGGCGTACCGACCGGATCTGCTGGCCACCCCGGAGAGCGCCTCCGCGTGGCTGGCCGACGCCGTACAGGCCTGGGCCGGGGAGCGCGACACCAACGCGCCAGAGGATGTGTCACACATCACAGCTGACGATCTGCCACGGCTGCGCGAACTGCGGGCCGCCGTCGACGCCCTGCTGCCCGCCGGCACCGGTGCGCGACAGCCGGTGGAGGACATCCCCTCCACGCGTATCCGGCTGACCCCCGGGCCCGAGGGCCGCGTGGCCGTCGTCCCCGTGGGCAGCGGCGCCGCCTGGGCCGCGTCGGCGGTCTGGTCGGAGATCCTGCTGGCGCAGTTGGACGGCGCGTGGTCCCGGCTCAAACTGTGCCGGAACGAGGACTGCGCGTCGGCGTTCTACGACACGTCCCGCAACAACAGCGGCGTCTGGCACGACGTACGCACCTGCGGGAACGCCGCGAACCTGCGCGCCTCCCGGGCCCGCAGGCGCCGGCGCGAAGCATCGGCGACCGGGGACATCTGA
- a CDS encoding SDR family oxidoreductase: protein MTTINGAVALVTGGQRGLGKAFTRELLERGAAKVYVTSRKPIEESDPRIVPLPLEVSDPASVADLVKAAGDVSIVFNNAGVTGGTSLTDADESEVRAVFEINVFGALRVARAFAPVVAGNGGGALVDMHSVLSWIAGFGAYGASKAALWSLTNSLRIELAPAGTQVLGVHLGYADTDMIKDLDVPKTAPTEVAVAVVDALEKGESEVLVDDISRNFKTALSGPVEGLSGRQA from the coding sequence ATGACCACGATCAACGGCGCTGTGGCACTGGTCACAGGAGGACAGCGGGGGCTCGGAAAGGCGTTCACACGTGAACTGCTGGAGCGCGGCGCGGCGAAGGTCTACGTGACGTCGCGTAAGCCGATCGAGGAGAGCGACCCCAGAATCGTGCCCCTGCCGCTGGAGGTGTCGGACCCCGCTTCGGTGGCCGACCTGGTGAAGGCCGCGGGCGATGTCTCGATCGTCTTCAACAACGCGGGGGTGACGGGTGGCACTTCGCTCACCGATGCCGACGAGAGCGAGGTGCGGGCCGTCTTCGAGATCAACGTCTTCGGCGCACTGCGGGTGGCCCGGGCCTTCGCGCCGGTGGTCGCGGGCAACGGCGGCGGCGCCCTGGTCGACATGCACTCCGTCCTGTCCTGGATCGCGGGATTCGGGGCCTACGGAGCGTCGAAGGCGGCGCTGTGGTCGCTGACGAACTCGCTGCGTATCGAACTGGCCCCGGCCGGAACCCAGGTGCTGGGTGTTCACCTCGGCTACGCGGACACCGACATGATCAAGGACCTCGACGTGCCCAAGACCGCCCCGACCGAGGTGGCCGTCGCGGTGGTCGACGCGCTGGAGAAGGGCGAGAGCGAGGTTCTGGTGGACGACATCAGCCGCAACTTCAAGACGGCGCTCTCCGGCCCGGTCGAGGGGCTGTCGGGGCGCCAGGCCTGA
- a CDS encoding PPOX class F420-dependent oxidoreductase, protein MGKRMNEDEWRSFLSEGARTGKLSTVGADGGPHVAPVWFLVEGGDLVFNTGKETVKGRNLLREGRAALCVDDEREPFAFVVVRGPVTISEEPRELRDVATRVAARYMGAERARLFGERNGVPGELVVRLRMDKVTALSSVSD, encoded by the coding sequence ATGGGCAAACGAATGAACGAGGACGAGTGGCGGTCCTTTCTCTCGGAGGGCGCGCGCACCGGAAAGCTGTCGACAGTCGGCGCCGACGGGGGCCCGCACGTCGCCCCTGTCTGGTTCCTGGTGGAGGGTGGTGACCTGGTGTTCAACACCGGCAAGGAGACCGTGAAGGGCCGCAACCTGCTGCGCGAGGGCCGTGCCGCGCTGTGTGTGGACGACGAACGTGAACCGTTCGCCTTCGTCGTGGTGCGCGGGCCGGTGACGATCAGCGAGGAGCCCCGGGAGCTGCGCGACGTCGCGACCCGCGTCGCCGCCCGCTACATGGGCGCGGAGCGTGCGCGACTGTTCGGCGAGCGCAACGGCGTGCCGGGGGAACTCGTCGTGCGGCTGCGCATGGACAAGGTCACAGCGCTCTCGTCCGTCTCGGACTGA
- a CDS encoding roadblock/LC7 domain-containing protein, which translates to MAADKGLDWLLDDLTERVDHIRHTLVLSNDGLVTGASSGLPREDAEHLAAVASGLQSLARGSGRHFNAGQARQTMVEFDEALLFVTAAGDGSCLCVLSTAEADVGQIAYEMTLLVNRVGEHLGISARKRDTFIDGL; encoded by the coding sequence ATGGCGGCGGACAAAGGGCTCGACTGGCTGCTCGACGATCTGACGGAGCGGGTCGACCACATACGGCACACGCTGGTGCTGTCGAACGACGGCCTGGTGACGGGGGCGAGTTCGGGACTCCCGAGGGAGGACGCGGAGCACCTCGCCGCCGTCGCCTCGGGGCTGCAGAGCCTGGCGCGCGGCTCGGGGCGCCATTTCAACGCGGGGCAGGCACGGCAGACCATGGTCGAGTTCGACGAGGCGCTGCTGTTCGTCACCGCCGCCGGGGACGGCAGTTGCCTGTGCGTACTCAGCACGGCCGAGGCGGATGTCGGGCAGATCGCTTACGAGATGACCCTGTTGGTGAACCGGGTGGGGGAGCACCTCGGGATCTCCGCCCGCAAGCGGGACACCTTCATCGACGGCCTCTGA
- a CDS encoding DUF6397 family protein has product MAESVRVRDGGTRDDELVGADRAARELVLMRGEFELAVELGHVGVTTRGPLGRRRVARSEIDRLRSAEGFPERLRERVRTVGAARGAELMGISPGRFTRLARAGLLTPARFYLNRYRAVVWLYLVEELTVFAAAEPLLLRGRLPAPLRALADDGDRRGRNWRARRVSALLRQAQGPWEHVAAASAGLAPEELERLVPDASERARVASVRPRLGAVRPPTERAAEVLREVVTAQDAHEIAWYTAHVEALLTLCASRSGPGAAVPKAPDTAAPAPDPGDAGAPGLPARVPPRAWAPRQMLLRSGPGDAPARITAATAPLAVGVPVAGGIGAAVLAGSVARRAEPARPGRVVAASASGRGSAGYAIPGDEPPRPGGHARAGLLGRLRGRRSGDAVREDVPPPEADSEAGAGR; this is encoded by the coding sequence ATGGCGGAGAGTGTGCGCGTGCGAGATGGTGGCACGAGGGATGACGAACTGGTGGGCGCGGACCGTGCCGCTCGTGAACTGGTCCTGATGAGGGGTGAGTTCGAGCTCGCGGTGGAGCTCGGGCACGTCGGGGTGACAACACGGGGGCCGCTCGGCCGCAGGCGGGTCGCGCGAAGCGAGATCGATCGGCTGCGATCGGCGGAAGGCTTCCCGGAGCGGCTGCGCGAGCGGGTGCGTACGGTGGGCGCGGCACGGGGCGCCGAGCTGATGGGCATCAGTCCCGGCCGCTTCACGCGGCTGGCGCGGGCCGGACTGCTCACGCCCGCGCGGTTCTATCTGAACCGCTACCGGGCGGTCGTGTGGCTCTACCTCGTGGAGGAGCTGACGGTGTTCGCCGCCGCCGAGCCCCTGCTGCTGCGGGGGCGCCTGCCGGCGCCGTTGCGGGCCCTCGCGGACGACGGGGACCGCCGGGGGCGGAACTGGCGGGCCCGGCGGGTGAGCGCGCTCCTGCGTCAGGCACAGGGGCCCTGGGAGCACGTCGCCGCGGCCTCGGCGGGGCTGGCCCCCGAGGAGCTGGAGCGCCTGGTCCCCGACGCGTCCGAGCGGGCGCGCGTCGCGAGCGTACGGCCGCGCCTGGGCGCCGTCCGGCCGCCGACGGAGCGGGCGGCGGAGGTCCTGCGCGAGGTGGTCACGGCGCAGGACGCCCACGAGATCGCCTGGTACACGGCGCACGTCGAAGCGCTTCTGACGCTCTGCGCCTCCCGGAGCGGGCCGGGGGCGGCGGTGCCGAAGGCGCCGGACACCGCGGCCCCGGCCCCTGACCCGGGCGACGCAGGGGCCCCGGGGCTGCCTGCGCGCGTGCCGCCCCGTGCGTGGGCGCCACGACAGATGCTCCTCCGGAGCGGGCCCGGTGACGCCCCGGCGCGAATCACCGCGGCTACCGCCCCGCTCGCGGTCGGAGTGCCGGTCGCGGGTGGGATCGGCGCCGCTGTGCTCGCGGGGTCCGTGGCGCGCCGGGCGGAGCCCGCACGGCCTGGCCGCGTCGTCGCGGCCTCCGCGAGCGGCCGTGGTTCCGCGGGGTACGCCATCCCGGGGGACGAACCGCCAAGGCCGGGAGGCCACGCACGGGCGGGGCTGCTGGGCCGCCTGCGTGGCCGGCGGAGTGGCGATGCGGTCCGGGAGGACGTCCCCCCGCCGGAGGCGGACAGCGAGGCAGGGGCCGGACGGTGA
- a CDS encoding NADP-dependent oxidoreductase, with amino-acid sequence MSSEETMRAITQDSLGGPEVLVPARLTVPEPLPTEVQVQVHAAGVNPVDWKTRTGGGMAGVLGDPPFVVGWDVSGIVTKVGFGVTTLKAGDEVYGMPWFPRQAGAYAEYVTAPSRQFARKPTTIDHDHAAAVPLAALTAWQTLVDTAHVEKGTRVLIHAAAGGVGHFAVQIAKHLGAHVIGTARADKHAWLRTLGADEVIDYTSVRFEEAVQDIDVVVDLVGDEVDSTSTRSLDTLRSGGLVVAVPSGVSPDLVDKAKERGLRASAFLVEPDGPALTRIADLIDQGAIHVEVASILPLEEAAEAHRLGETSRTRGKIVLHVAP; translated from the coding sequence ATGAGCAGCGAAGAAACCATGCGTGCGATCACGCAGGACAGCCTCGGCGGCCCCGAGGTCCTTGTCCCCGCCCGTCTCACGGTGCCGGAGCCGCTGCCGACCGAGGTGCAGGTCCAGGTCCATGCAGCCGGAGTGAATCCGGTGGACTGGAAGACACGCACGGGCGGCGGCATGGCCGGTGTGCTCGGCGACCCTCCGTTCGTCGTCGGCTGGGACGTCTCGGGCATCGTGACGAAGGTGGGCTTCGGCGTCACCACCCTGAAGGCCGGTGACGAGGTCTACGGCATGCCGTGGTTCCCCCGCCAGGCAGGCGCGTACGCCGAGTACGTGACGGCGCCGTCCCGGCAGTTCGCCCGCAAGCCCACGACGATCGACCACGACCACGCGGCGGCCGTGCCCCTCGCCGCACTCACCGCCTGGCAGACACTCGTGGACACCGCGCACGTCGAGAAGGGCACACGCGTCCTCATCCACGCCGCCGCCGGGGGCGTCGGGCACTTCGCCGTGCAGATCGCGAAGCATCTGGGTGCCCACGTCATCGGCACGGCCCGCGCCGACAAGCACGCGTGGCTGCGCACCCTCGGTGCGGACGAGGTGATCGACTACACCTCGGTGCGCTTCGAGGAGGCCGTCCAGGACATCGACGTCGTCGTCGACCTCGTCGGGGACGAGGTCGACTCCACGAGTACCCGTTCGCTCGACACGCTGCGCAGCGGCGGTCTTGTGGTCGCCGTGCCGTCCGGCGTGTCGCCCGATCTCGTCGACAAGGCGAAGGAGCGCGGCCTGCGGGCGAGCGCCTTCCTCGTGGAGCCCGACGGCCCGGCACTCACCCGGATCGCGGACCTGATCGACCAGGGCGCCATCCACGTCGAGGTGGCGAGCATCCTGCCGCTCGAAGAGGCCGCCGAGGCCCACCGCCTCGGTGAGACCAGCCGGACCCGGGGCAAGATCGTGCTGCACGTCGCCCCCTGA
- a CDS encoding winged helix-turn-helix transcriptional regulator: MACTTGRHADHDVYAELCPCREVLTLIANKWAALAIGALEDGPQRFGALQKRLQGVSPKVLTSTLRRLQDFGFLDRTVYPAVPLHVEYALTELGRSVAVPLGAVRGWVEDHLDDIQGTGAASPGCATV, from the coding sequence ATGGCCTGTACGACAGGACGCCACGCGGATCACGACGTGTACGCGGAACTCTGTCCGTGCCGCGAAGTGCTGACCCTGATCGCCAACAAGTGGGCGGCACTCGCGATAGGCGCGCTGGAGGACGGTCCGCAGCGCTTCGGCGCGCTGCAGAAGAGGCTCCAAGGCGTCAGCCCCAAGGTGCTGACGAGCACACTGCGGCGACTGCAGGACTTCGGCTTCCTTGACCGTACGGTCTACCCCGCGGTGCCGCTCCATGTGGAGTACGCCCTCACGGAGCTCGGCAGGAGCGTCGCTGTGCCGCTCGGTGCCGTACGGGGCTGGGTCGAGGACCATCTCGACGACATCCAGGGGACCGGCGCGGCGTCGCCGGGGTGCGCGACGGTCTGA
- a CDS encoding SDR family NAD(P)-dependent oxidoreductase, with protein MRIDLAGKTALVTGSTRGIGAAIATGLARAGARVAVNGRSHESVDKALDELRDGAPGADFIGLAGDVATEEGARAVIDALPRTDILINNLGVFGAEPALEITDDEWRRYFETNVLSGVRLTRAYLPGMSARGFGRVQYIASDSAIVIPAEMIHYGVSKTSLLAVARGFAKTAAGTGVTVNSVLAGPTHTGGVEGFVRQMVGDELPWDQAQRVFMREHRPQSLLQRLIEPEEIANMVVYLSSPLASATTGAAVRVDGGYIDSIVP; from the coding sequence TTGCGCATCGACCTCGCGGGAAAGACTGCCCTCGTGACCGGCTCCACCCGGGGGATCGGCGCGGCCATCGCGACGGGACTGGCCAGGGCGGGCGCCCGGGTCGCCGTCAACGGCCGTTCGCACGAGTCCGTCGACAAGGCGCTGGACGAGCTGCGCGACGGGGCGCCGGGGGCCGACTTCATCGGTCTGGCCGGCGACGTGGCCACCGAGGAGGGGGCGCGCGCGGTGATCGACGCCCTGCCACGCACCGACATCCTGATCAACAACCTCGGCGTCTTCGGTGCGGAACCCGCCCTGGAGATCACCGACGACGAGTGGCGCCGCTACTTCGAGACCAATGTCCTCTCAGGCGTCCGGCTCACCCGGGCCTACCTGCCGGGCATGAGCGCGCGGGGATTCGGCCGGGTGCAGTACATCGCCAGCGACTCCGCGATCGTCATCCCCGCCGAGATGATCCACTACGGCGTCTCCAAGACCTCGCTCCTCGCCGTCGCGCGGGGGTTCGCGAAGACCGCGGCCGGTACGGGTGTCACGGTCAACTCCGTGCTGGCCGGGCCGACCCACACCGGTGGCGTCGAGGGGTTCGTCCGCCAGATGGTCGGCGACGAACTGCCGTGGGACCAGGCGCAGCGGGTCTTCATGCGGGAGCACCGCCCGCAGTCGTTGCTCCAGCGGCTGATCGAACCCGAGGAGATCGCGAACATGGTGGTCTACCTCAGTTCGCCGCTCGCGTCCGCGACGACGGGCGCCGCGGTGCGCGTCGACGGCGGTTACATCGACTCCATCGTTCCCTGA
- a CDS encoding LacI family DNA-binding transcriptional regulator, with amino-acid sequence MTQTVGIKDVARLAGVSVGTVSNVLNRPDKVAESTRVRVRAVIDELGFVRSETARQLRVGTSRILAILVLDMANPFFVAMAKGAERTAREAGLGVMLCNSAGSAAEEAEYLSLFAEQRVRGVLVTPADPTGRNVRDFARRGIPFVHVDRAVPQSAGCSVSVDDVVGGTLAVRHLLAAGHRSVTYISGPMQLAQCRDRRTGALLALHEAGLPDEALRQVEARRLDVASGIDAGARLLGLPERPTAVFCANDLLALGVLQAMYGAGVDVPGDVSIVGYDDIEFAAAAVVPLTSVRQPAEQMGRTAAGMLMDETGEDAEQHTHRAVVLQPELVVRSSTRHLR; translated from the coding sequence GTGACGCAGACGGTGGGCATCAAGGACGTGGCCCGGCTCGCCGGTGTCTCCGTCGGCACCGTGTCCAACGTACTGAACCGCCCCGACAAGGTCGCGGAGAGCACGCGGGTGCGGGTGCGGGCAGTGATCGACGAGCTGGGCTTCGTGCGCAGCGAGACCGCGCGGCAGCTGCGTGTAGGCACCAGCAGGATCCTCGCGATACTCGTTCTGGACATGGCGAACCCGTTCTTCGTCGCCATGGCCAAGGGCGCCGAGCGCACGGCCCGCGAGGCCGGACTCGGCGTGATGCTCTGCAACAGCGCGGGCAGCGCCGCGGAGGAGGCGGAGTACCTGTCCCTCTTCGCCGAGCAAAGGGTCCGGGGCGTGCTGGTCACGCCCGCGGACCCGACGGGACGCAACGTGCGGGACTTCGCCCGCCGAGGAATTCCGTTCGTCCACGTGGACCGGGCGGTACCGCAGAGCGCGGGCTGCTCGGTCTCGGTGGACGACGTGGTCGGCGGCACCCTCGCGGTCCGTCACCTGCTCGCGGCCGGGCACCGCTCGGTCACCTACATCAGCGGCCCGATGCAACTCGCGCAGTGCCGGGACCGGCGTACCGGCGCGCTGCTCGCCCTGCACGAGGCGGGCCTGCCGGACGAGGCCCTGCGCCAGGTCGAGGCCCGCCGCCTGGACGTGGCCTCCGGCATCGACGCGGGCGCCCGGCTCCTGGGCCTGCCGGAGCGCCCGACCGCTGTGTTCTGCGCCAACGACCTGCTGGCGCTCGGCGTCCTCCAGGCGATGTACGGCGCGGGCGTCGACGTACCGGGCGACGTGTCGATCGTGGGCTACGACGACATCGAGTTCGCGGCCGCGGCCGTCGTACCGCTGACCTCCGTGCGGCAGCCCGCCGAGCAGATGGGGCGCACGGCCGCCGGGATGCTGATGGACGAGACGGGCGAGGACGCCGAGCAGCACACGCACCGCGCGGTGGTGCTGCAGCCCGAGTTGGTGGTCCGCAGCTCCACCCGCCACCTGCGCTGA
- the rhaI gene encoding L-rhamnose isomerase: MTGQSAVSAAKAALKSQAIELPSWAFGNSGTRFKVFTQPGVPRSPEEKLADAAQVHAHTGVAPTVALHIPWDRVDDYATLGAYAGDLGLKLGAVNTNVFQDDDYKLGSVTNPDEAVRRKALAHLLECVDIMDATGSRDLKLWFSDGTNYPGQDDISARQGRLAEALSAVYERLGDNQRMLLEYKLFEPAFYATDVPDWGTAYAHCLRLGPKAQVVVDTGHHAPGTNIEFIVAMLLREGKLGGFDFNSRFYADDDLMVGAADPFQLFRIMYEVVHGGGLTAGIAFMLDQCHNIEEKIPAIIRSVMNVQEATAKALLVDADALAAAQRAGDVLEANAVLMDAYNTDVRPLVAEVRDELGADADPVGAYRASGYAQKIVADRVGGTQAGWGA; this comes from the coding sequence ATGACAGGTCAGTCCGCTGTGTCCGCGGCGAAGGCCGCGCTCAAGTCGCAGGCCATCGAGTTGCCGTCCTGGGCGTTCGGCAATTCAGGTACGCGCTTCAAGGTCTTCACGCAGCCCGGTGTGCCCAGGTCCCCCGAGGAGAAACTGGCGGACGCGGCTCAGGTGCACGCGCACACAGGGGTCGCACCGACCGTGGCGCTGCACATCCCCTGGGACCGCGTCGACGACTACGCCACGCTCGGCGCGTACGCCGGGGACCTGGGACTGAAGCTCGGGGCCGTCAACACCAACGTCTTCCAGGACGACGACTACAAGCTCGGCTCGGTCACCAACCCGGACGAGGCGGTACGCCGCAAGGCGCTCGCCCATCTGCTGGAATGCGTCGACATCATGGACGCGACCGGCTCGCGCGATCTGAAGCTCTGGTTCTCCGACGGCACCAACTACCCCGGGCAGGACGACATCTCGGCCCGCCAGGGCCGTCTCGCGGAAGCCCTGTCCGCGGTGTACGAGCGGCTCGGCGACAACCAGCGGATGCTGCTGGAGTACAAGCTGTTCGAGCCGGCCTTCTACGCGACGGACGTACCGGACTGGGGCACGGCCTACGCACACTGCCTGCGGCTCGGCCCCAAGGCGCAGGTCGTCGTCGACACCGGACACCACGCTCCGGGCACGAACATCGAGTTCATCGTGGCGATGCTGCTGCGGGAGGGCAAGCTCGGCGGCTTCGACTTCAACTCGCGGTTCTACGCCGACGACGACCTGATGGTCGGCGCCGCGGACCCCTTCCAGCTCTTCCGCATCATGTACGAGGTGGTCCACGGCGGCGGCCTCACCGCGGGCATCGCGTTCATGCTCGACCAGTGCCACAACATCGAGGAGAAGATCCCCGCGATCATCCGGTCGGTGATGAACGTGCAGGAAGCCACGGCCAAGGCGCTGCTGGTCGACGCGGACGCGCTCGCGGCGGCCCAGCGCGCGGGCGACGTGCTGGAGGCGAACGCGGTGCTGATGGACGCGTACAACACGGACGTGCGTCCGCTGGTGGCCGAGGTCCGCGACGAACTCGGCGCCGACGCGGACCCGGTCGGCGCCTACCGTGCGTCCGGTTACGCGCAGAAAATCGTGGCCGACCGGGTCGGCGGAACGCAGGCGGGCTGGGGCGCCTGA
- a CDS encoding sugar ABC transporter ATP-binding protein, producing MNQPDTGGAPVLALRDVSKSFGAVRALEDVSLQLFPGEVHALAGENGAGKSTLIKTLAGVHRPDGGQVLLDGAPVTFGGPADARDAGIAVIYQEPTLFPDLSVAENIFMGRQPRRGLGRIDHAAVRATTEALLKRLGVALDPDRPARGLSIADQQIVEIAKALSFDARVLVMDEPTAALTGSETARLFAVVRALEAEGAAVLFISHRLEEIFQLCSRVTTLRDGRLISSEPLDGLTEDDLVRRMVGRDLGELYPKQPAKLGERALSVRRLTREGVFHDVSFEVRRGEIVALAGLVGAGRSEVAQAVFGVDRADAGEVEVAGRILPKGSPTSAMAAGLALVPEDRRQRGLVMDMSIERNIGLTGLGALGPAGVVRRALEHGRAADWAVRLQLKYNRLADPVAVLSGGNQQKVVLAKWLATRPAVLIVDEPTRGIDVGTKAEVHRLLSSLAADGLAVLMISSDLPEVLGMADRVLVMHEGRIAAEIPRSEATEETVMAAATGRERAAA from the coding sequence ATGAACCAGCCCGACACGGGTGGAGCCCCCGTTCTGGCACTGAGGGACGTGAGCAAGTCCTTCGGCGCGGTACGGGCCCTGGAGGACGTGTCCCTCCAGCTGTTCCCCGGCGAGGTGCACGCACTCGCCGGGGAGAACGGCGCGGGCAAGTCCACGCTGATCAAGACGCTCGCCGGGGTGCACCGGCCGGACGGCGGGCAGGTGCTGCTCGACGGGGCGCCCGTCACCTTCGGCGGACCCGCCGACGCGCGCGACGCCGGGATCGCCGTCATCTACCAGGAGCCGACGCTCTTCCCCGATCTGTCCGTCGCCGAGAACATCTTCATGGGCCGTCAGCCGCGCCGGGGGCTCGGCCGGATCGACCACGCCGCCGTCCGCGCCACCACCGAGGCCCTGCTGAAGCGGCTCGGGGTGGCGCTCGACCCCGACCGGCCCGCCCGCGGCCTGTCCATCGCGGACCAGCAGATCGTGGAGATCGCCAAGGCGCTCTCGTTCGACGCGCGCGTCCTCGTCATGGACGAGCCGACCGCCGCCCTGACCGGCAGCGAGACCGCGCGCCTGTTCGCCGTCGTGCGGGCCCTGGAGGCGGAGGGGGCGGCCGTCCTGTTCATCTCGCACCGGCTGGAGGAGATCTTCCAGCTGTGCTCGCGGGTCACCACGCTGCGCGACGGACGGCTGATCAGCTCTGAGCCGCTCGACGGTCTCACCGAGGACGACCTGGTGCGCCGCATGGTCGGCCGCGACCTCGGCGAGCTCTACCCCAAGCAGCCCGCGAAGCTCGGCGAGAGGGCCCTGTCGGTGCGCCGGCTGACCCGGGAAGGGGTCTTCCACGACGTCTCGTTCGAGGTCAGGCGCGGCGAGATCGTCGCGCTCGCCGGACTCGTGGGCGCAGGCCGCAGTGAGGTCGCGCAGGCCGTCTTCGGTGTGGACCGCGCCGACGCGGGCGAGGTCGAGGTGGCCGGCCGGATCCTGCCGAAGGGCTCACCGACGTCCGCCATGGCGGCCGGGCTCGCGCTCGTGCCCGAGGACCGCAGGCAGCGCGGTCTGGTGATGGACATGTCCATCGAGCGCAACATCGGCCTCACCGGCCTCGGCGCCCTCGGCCCGGCCGGCGTGGTGCGGCGCGCCCTCGAACACGGCCGGGCCGCAGACTGGGCCGTCCGGCTCCAGCTCAAGTACAACCGGCTGGCGGACCCCGTGGCGGTACTGTCCGGCGGCAACCAGCAGAAGGTCGTCCTGGCCAAGTGGCTGGCCACCCGGCCCGCTGTCCTGATCGTGGACGAACCGACCCGCGGCATCGACGTCGGGACGAAGGCCGAGGTGCACCGCCTGCTGTCCTCACTCGCCGCCGACGGGCTCGCCGTGCTGATGATCTCCTCCGACCTGCCCGAGGTGCTCGGCATGGCCGACCGGGTGCTGGTCATGCACGAGGGCCGCATCGCGGCCGAGATACCCCGTTCCGAGGCCACCGAGGAGACCGTGATGGCGGCGGCGACCGGACGAGAGAGGGCGGCGGCATGA
- a CDS encoding ABC transporter permease, translated as MTTLTDKPTTAAGGTGSARSLVDTVFRAREISIAGALALLILGTWIANPRFLDSQGIKDLLLNASILVLLAIGQSVVVVTRNIDLSVGSVTGLSAFACGKFVADTHHGVLITLVLGVLIGLVCGLVSGALVSFGRVPALVVTLGMLYIIQGLDYWWAHGDQINAAQVPDAILHLGSGSVLGVPYLPLIAVALLAVTTYFLRSYRAGREMYAIGSNPEAARLAGIPMRRRVLGAYLFSGAVAGFAGALWLARFGTVVADNAHGYELTVVSAVVVGGVAITGGTGTAWGAALGALLVTTIGSALVVLKVNSFWQGAITGALLLAAISVDRVVNLRMTAALRKRSARHGNGA; from the coding sequence ATGACCACCCTGACCGACAAGCCGACCACGGCCGCGGGCGGGACCGGGTCCGCCCGCTCCCTCGTGGACACCGTCTTCCGGGCCCGTGAGATCAGCATCGCGGGCGCCCTCGCCCTGCTGATCCTGGGCACCTGGATCGCCAACCCCCGCTTCCTGGACAGCCAGGGGATCAAGGACCTTCTGCTCAACGCGTCCATCCTGGTGCTGCTCGCGATCGGGCAGTCGGTGGTCGTCGTCACCCGCAACATCGACCTGTCCGTCGGCTCCGTGACCGGCCTGTCGGCGTTCGCCTGCGGCAAGTTCGTCGCCGACACGCACCACGGCGTCCTGATCACGCTGGTTCTCGGCGTGCTCATCGGGCTCGTCTGCGGCCTCGTCAGCGGAGCCCTCGTCAGCTTCGGCCGGGTCCCCGCGCTCGTGGTGACCCTCGGCATGCTGTACATCATCCAGGGCCTCGACTACTGGTGGGCGCACGGCGACCAGATCAACGCCGCGCAGGTGCCCGACGCGATCCTCCACCTGGGCAGCGGGAGCGTGCTCGGCGTGCCGTACCTGCCGCTGATCGCGGTGGCCCTGCTCGCCGTCACCACGTACTTCCTGCGCAGTTACCGCGCGGGCCGCGAGATGTACGCGATCGGGTCCAACCCCGAGGCCGCGCGACTCGCCGGCATCCCCATGCGCCGTCGCGTGCTGGGCGCCTACCTGTTCTCCGGGGCGGTGGCCGGGTTCGCCGGGGCGCTCTGGCTCGCCCGCTTCGGCACCGTCGTCGCGGACAACGCGCACGGCTACGAGCTGACGGTCGTCAGTGCCGTCGTCGTCGGCGGCGTCGCCATCACCGGCGGCACCGGAACCGCCTGGGGCGCCGCCCTCGGCGCCCTGCTGGTGACCACCATCGGCAGCGCCCTGGTCGTGCTGAAGGTGAACTCGTTCTGGCAGGGCGCCATCACCGGCGCGCTCCTGCTCGCGGCGATCAGTGTCGACCGCGTCGTCAACCTGCGGATGACAGCCGCACTGAGGAAGAGGAGCGCCCGCCATGGCAATGGCGCCTGA